A genomic segment from Chitinophagaceae bacterium encodes:
- the aspS gene encoding aspartate--tRNA ligase, producing the protein MFRTHTSGELRITDCKKEVTLAGWVQTIRKFGSITFVDLRDRYGITQLLFSEELNAQLEAHPLGREFVLQATGIVNERSNKNAQIPTGDIEILVSKFNILNKSTVPPFTIQDDTDGGDDLRMKYRYLDLRRNAVKKNMELRYAVSRSTRNYLHLKGFMDIETPFLIKSTPEGARDFVVPSRMNPGQFYALPQSPQTFKQLLMVSGYDRYYQIVKCFRDEDLRADRQPEFTQIDCEMCFVEQEDILQMFEGLVKQIFKDIKNMDYPEAVQRITWEHAMWTFGNDKPDIRFDMKLCNLKFPAHSFPGKENIASLISGADFKVFDEAETVIAFAVTGCSEYSRKQTDELTEWVKRPQIGMKGLVFIKCNADGSFKSSVDKFYSEEKLKAIAAAAGANAGDLILIVAGAEERTRKAASELRLHMGTQLGMRKPDEFKLLWVLDFPLFEYAEEDNRWVARHHPFTSPKPADINVMINNNPVIENAAEYLKHPYANIKANAYDMVLNGNEIGGGSIRIYQKELQQKMFAALGMDEAEQQHKFSFLLGAFEYGAPPHGGIAFGFDRLCSILGGSESIRDFIAFPKNNSGRDVMIDAPGEIDTRQFDELQIKLNLLPK; encoded by the coding sequence ATGTTTAGAACGCATACCTCTGGCGAATTAAGGATTACCGACTGCAAAAAAGAAGTAACCCTGGCCGGTTGGGTACAAACCATTCGCAAGTTTGGCAGTATTACATTTGTGGACCTAAGAGACCGCTATGGCATTACCCAATTATTGTTTTCTGAAGAGCTTAATGCCCAATTGGAAGCCCATCCTCTGGGGCGTGAATTTGTATTGCAGGCAACCGGCATTGTAAATGAACGCAGCAATAAAAATGCACAAATACCTACCGGCGATATTGAAATACTGGTTTCAAAATTTAATATACTTAATAAAAGCACTGTGCCGCCCTTTACCATACAAGATGATACTGATGGCGGCGACGACCTGCGTATGAAATACCGCTACCTCGATTTGAGACGCAATGCCGTTAAAAAAAATATGGAGCTGCGCTATGCCGTAAGCCGCAGCACACGAAACTATCTGCACCTAAAAGGGTTTATGGATATTGAAACACCTTTTCTTATAAAAAGTACACCCGAAGGTGCAAGGGATTTTGTGGTGCCAAGCCGCATGAACCCGGGCCAGTTTTATGCACTGCCACAAAGCCCGCAAACTTTTAAACAATTATTGATGGTGAGCGGCTACGACCGTTACTACCAAATTGTAAAATGCTTTAGAGATGAAGACCTGCGTGCCGACAGGCAACCTGAGTTTACACAAATAGATTGCGAAATGTGTTTTGTAGAGCAGGAAGACATTCTCCAAATGTTTGAAGGCCTGGTGAAACAAATTTTTAAGGATATAAAAAATATGGATTACCCCGAAGCCGTTCAGCGCATCACATGGGAACATGCCATGTGGACCTTTGGCAATGATAAGCCGGATATTAGGTTTGATATGAAATTATGCAACCTTAAATTTCCGGCACACAGTTTCCCAGGTAAAGAAAATATTGCTTCATTAATATCCGGAGCAGATTTTAAGGTATTTGATGAAGCCGAAACCGTAATTGCATTTGCCGTTACAGGCTGCAGTGAATACAGCCGCAAACAAACCGATGAACTAACCGAATGGGTAAAACGGCCGCAAATAGGTATGAAGGGCCTGGTATTTATTAAATGCAATGCCGATGGCAGCTTTAAAAGCAGCGTAGATAAATTTTACAGCGAAGAAAAATTAAAAGCAATTGCTGCAGCAGCCGGTGCAAATGCAGGCGATTTAATTTTAATAGTTGCCGGCGCCGAAGAGCGAACCCGTAAAGCCGCCAGCGAATTAAGGTTGCACATGGGCACACAACTGGGCATGCGCAAGCCCGATGAATTTAAATTGCTGTGGGTGCTGGATTTTCCATTATTTGAATATGCCGAAGAAGACAACCGCTGGGTAGCAAGGCACCATCCTTTTACTTCTCCCAAGCCTGCGGATATAAACGTTATGATCAATAACAACCCGGTTATAGAAAATGCAGCAGAATATTTAAAGCATCCTTATGCCAATATTAAAGCTAATGCTTACGATATGGTTTTAAACGGCAACGAAATTGGCGGAGGCTCCATTCGCATTTATCAAAAAGAATTGCAGCAAAAAATGTTTGCTGCATTGGGAATGGATGAAGCCGAACAGCAACATAAATTTAGCTTTTTACTGGGCGCATTTGAATATGGCGCACCACCGCATGGCGGCATTGCTTTTGGTTTCGACAGACTTTGCTCCATACTGGGCGGCAGCGAAAGTATAAGGGATTTTATAGCCTTTCCCAAAAACAACAGTGGGCGGGATGTAATGATTGATGCACCCGGTGAAATAGATACCAGGCAGTTTGATGAATTACAAATAAAACTCAACCTGCTACCCAAATAA
- the rnr gene encoding ribonuclease R produces MSKKGSSKKNAASNILQGVLDISKSGMGFVSVAGLDKDIMVKPHDLGKAFNGDTVSVQVPQKGGFKEKRVEGVITDVLQRKQLVFTGSLQINNNIAFFIAGGDKGMPDFFIPPHKLSGAKNGDKVVAKFIKWNKADKKPEGEIVAKIDAQNASDLAMKELLLNNNFSLSFDKKVIEESQKLSPDITREETRKRKDFRDILTFTIDPADAKDFDDAISIRNMDNGCYEIGVHIADISHFVKPDTELDKEAYARATSVYLPDRVNPMLPEKISNELCSLRPNEDKYCFSAVFQITNKAEIKHKWIGRTLIHSNHRFTYEEVQQIIETKDGLHFKALLLLNDLAQRMRKERLSKGAINFSSQEVKFKLDETGKPVGIEIKESFEAHQLIEEFMLLANKTVAEYVSKIKINKQPIPFPYRVHDKPDEEKLKPFVAFARKFGYHFDLKDERSVALSFNKLLKEVHGKPEQHVLEQLGIRTMAKAIYTSENIGHYGLGFEFYCHFTSPIRRYPDVLVHRILQHCLDKDLKTDKHMEEKCKHCSERERSAMDCERSANKYKQVEFMQQFLGDEFDAVISGVSPFGFWAETLEHKCEGFVSIRELNLMDEFRHDETDYALLGQKTKRKFRMGDKIKIKVVATNLEKRQMDFELLQDNKKTGNKAAIKKIPAKRKK; encoded by the coding sequence ATGAGCAAAAAAGGAAGTTCTAAAAAAAACGCAGCATCCAATATTTTGCAAGGTGTATTGGACATCAGCAAAAGCGGGATGGGATTTGTAAGTGTAGCAGGGCTGGATAAAGACATTATGGTAAAACCGCACGACCTGGGCAAGGCCTTTAATGGCGATACAGTGAGTGTACAGGTGCCGCAAAAAGGCGGTTTTAAAGAAAAAAGGGTGGAAGGTGTAATAACCGATGTGCTGCAGCGCAAGCAGTTGGTTTTTACCGGCAGCCTGCAAATCAATAATAATATTGCATTTTTTATAGCCGGCGGCGATAAAGGCATGCCCGATTTTTTTATTCCACCCCATAAATTAAGCGGTGCAAAAAATGGCGATAAAGTTGTTGCCAAATTTATAAAATGGAACAAGGCCGATAAAAAGCCCGAAGGTGAAATAGTAGCCAAAATAGATGCGCAAAATGCCAGCGACCTTGCCATGAAAGAGCTGTTGCTGAACAATAATTTTTCGCTTTCATTTGATAAAAAGGTAATTGAAGAATCCCAAAAGTTATCACCCGATATTACACGTGAAGAAACCCGTAAGCGTAAAGATTTTAGGGATATACTCACTTTTACCATTGACCCTGCAGATGCCAAAGATTTTGATGATGCTATTTCTATACGCAATATGGATAACGGTTGCTACGAAATAGGTGTACATATTGCCGACATCAGCCATTTTGTAAAACCCGATACGGAATTGGATAAAGAGGCATACGCAAGGGCAACCAGCGTGTACCTGCCCGACAGGGTAAACCCCATGCTCCCGGAAAAAATATCCAATGAGCTTTGCTCCCTAAGGCCCAATGAAGACAAATACTGCTTTTCGGCCGTTTTTCAAATTACCAACAAGGCCGAAATAAAACATAAATGGATTGGCCGCACTTTAATACACAGCAATCACAGGTTTACTTATGAAGAAGTGCAGCAAATTATTGAAACCAAAGATGGCCTTCATTTTAAAGCGCTTCTATTGCTCAACGACCTTGCCCAGCGTATGCGTAAAGAAAGGCTGAGCAAAGGCGCCATAAATTTTTCATCGCAGGAAGTAAAATTTAAACTGGATGAAACGGGCAAGCCTGTGGGCATAGAAATTAAAGAAAGTTTTGAAGCCCACCAGCTTATTGAAGAGTTTATGCTGCTGGCCAATAAAACAGTTGCCGAGTATGTTTCAAAAATAAAAATCAATAAACAACCCATACCCTTTCCCTACCGGGTTCACGACAAGCCCGATGAAGAAAAACTAAAACCTTTTGTGGCTTTTGCCCGAAAATTTGGTTACCATTTCGATTTAAAAGATGAACGTTCTGTGGCACTTTCTTTTAATAAATTATTGAAGGAAGTACATGGAAAACCTGAGCAGCATGTGCTGGAGCAACTGGGCATACGTACCATGGCCAAAGCCATTTATACCTCAGAAAATATTGGGCATTATGGCCTGGGCTTTGAATTTTACTGCCATTTTACATCACCCATTCGCCGATATCCCGATGTATTGGTGCACCGAATTTTACAGCATTGCCTCGATAAAGATTTAAAGACGGATAAACACATGGAGGAAAAATGCAAACATTGCAGTGAGCGGGAACGTAGCGCCATGGATTGTGAACGCAGTGCCAATAAATACAAGCAGGTAGAATTCATGCAGCAATTCCTGGGAGATGAGTTTGATGCCGTAATCAGTGGCGTTTCCCCTTTTGGGTTTTGGGCAGAAACCCTGGAACATAAATGCGAAGGCTTTGTAAGCATTAGGGAATTGAACCTCATGGATGAATTTCGCCATGATGAAACCGACTATGCATTGCTGGGGCAAAAAACAAAAAGAAAATTTCGCATGGGCGATAAAATAAAGATAAAAGTAGTAGCCACCAACCTGGAAAAAAGGCAAATGGATTTTGAATTGCTACAGGACAATAAAAAAACCGGTAATAAAGCAGCTATAAAAAAGATACCTGCCAAACGCAAAAAATAA
- a CDS encoding polyprenyl synthetase family protein, translated as MRTFAELSELFEEKFNCRHFPNEPATLYNPAQYILSIGGKRIRPVCVLMGNELFGELGPNAFNAGLAVELFHNFTLIHDDIMDNAPLRRGKPTVHVQYGTPTAILTGDVMFAQSYDYISRVSNEFIHPVLSLFNKTTKEVCEGQQLDMDFEQKQNVSIEEYLQMIALKTSVLLGASMQLGAILGGAGKRNQQLMYEFGKNLGIAFQVQDDYLDAFGNPDKFGKQVGGDILLNKKTILLLFTRDNIGPQQKNEFNALLQSSNKEKVGKMLLLYKSCGADIYARQLKEKYYKQALQNLEEVAVISSRKKALQNLAEFLLNREK; from the coding sequence ATGAGAACTTTTGCTGAGCTATCTGAACTGTTTGAAGAAAAATTTAATTGCAGGCATTTCCCTAATGAGCCGGCAACATTATACAACCCGGCGCAATATATTTTATCTATTGGCGGAAAAAGGATAAGACCCGTATGTGTACTGATGGGTAATGAGTTATTTGGGGAATTGGGGCCTAATGCATTTAACGCAGGCTTAGCCGTAGAACTATTCCACAATTTTACTTTGATACATGACGATATAATGGATAATGCACCCTTAAGAAGGGGGAAACCCACAGTGCATGTACAATATGGAACGCCTACAGCCATACTTACCGGTGATGTAATGTTTGCACAATCTTATGATTATATCTCAAGGGTTTCTAATGAATTTATTCATCCAGTTCTTAGCTTGTTTAATAAAACAACTAAAGAAGTTTGCGAAGGCCAGCAACTGGATATGGACTTTGAGCAAAAACAAAATGTAAGCATAGAAGAATACCTGCAAATGATTGCTTTAAAAACTTCGGTATTGCTTGGGGCAAGTATGCAACTGGGTGCTATTTTGGGAGGAGCAGGAAAAAGGAACCAGCAATTGATGTATGAGTTTGGCAAAAACCTCGGCATTGCCTTTCAGGTACAGGATGATTACCTAGATGCATTTGGCAACCCAGATAAATTTGGCAAGCAGGTTGGCGGAGATATTTTATTGAACAAAAAAACAATTTTGCTTTTATTTACAAGAGATAATATCGGCCCTCAGCAAAAAAATGAATTTAACGCGTTGCTTCAATCCAGCAATAAAGAAAAGGTGGGCAAAATGTTGCTTTTGTATAAATCATGTGGAGCCGACATTTATGCAAGGCAATTAAAAGAAAAATACTATAAGCAGGCTTTACAAAATTTAGAAGAAGTTGCCGTTATTAGTTCTAGAAAAAAAGCCCTGCAAAATTTGGCAGAATTTTTATTAAACAGGGAAAAATAA
- a CDS encoding RNA-binding protein, giving the protein MNIYVGNLSWSMSDDDLSNLFTQFGSVTSAKILKDKVSGRSKGFGFVEMETDEEANNAIANLNETEIQGRKIIVNQSQPRPAGEGGGGGFKKRSGGFGGGNRGGGSRGGYGGGGNRGGYGGGRESRDY; this is encoded by the coding sequence ATGAACATTTATGTTGGAAACCTGAGTTGGTCAATGTCAGACGATGACCTCAGCAATTTATTCACTCAATTTGGAAGCGTAACAAGCGCAAAAATCCTTAAGGACAAAGTTAGCGGTCGCAGTAAAGGTTTTGGTTTCGTAGAAATGGAAACCGATGAAGAAGCCAATAATGCAATTGCTAATCTTAACGAAACTGAAATTCAGGGCCGTAAGATTATTGTTAACCAAAGCCAGCCTCGCCCTGCCGGAGAAGGTGGTGGTGGTGGATTTAAAAAACGCAGTGGCGGATTTGGTGGTGGAAACCGTGGTGGTGGAAGCCGTGGTGGCTATGGCGGCGGTGGAAACCGTGGCGGTTATGGCGGCGGTAGAGAATCAAGGGATTATTAA
- a CDS encoding T9SS type A sorting domain-containing protein codes for MKKQLIAFLSLLFAVLFVNAQPSFNAQTQVNSYNGPFRYGINLGWYDGSWDDFTTSNIAAGNPSLNIPGIGVTTLRPKVYEQFTETWGMNILNGRFQHFQSIGLAEHTLFVDLPVAAAHADNTKYQGCSESSRLYANMYEPIWDGGVNGTPVNENNYYAVYIYNLAQTYKNYVRFWEIVNEPDQDWGMYGWKDQTYTDSWWNNAPTACQLKNIYVPIYQYIRLLRISYEVIKSVDPSAYVTPGGIGYASFLDCLLRYTDNPTDGTVSASYPNFGGAYFDVLSFHSYPHLNMGSSNRNSDRASQMFGATINEFETVLANRGFNGITYPKKYLICTENNAPGKSIGGEWGGLAEQRNYIIKSFVTSHKKGLLQTQLYCLGNLEPYNTATNSFSVMGMYQDLHNIGPLWNGGAYLQKITDAGVAYKTTSQLLSGYTFNQTLTNALNLPATIDGAAYKNNAGENLYVLWAKTTANNSESASATFSIPLSADVTAHLYKYEWNFSASNTVTDQLKDNIALTGSPLFLKNNYSILDLPDDTTGNINPQLEFTYAVFPNPVTDKANLQVTVEKRTEISMQLFDISGKFLGEIISKRYIDSGMNQINLILPQQLSRGMYIFKIQVGFRSYPGKLLINK; via the coding sequence ATGAAAAAACAGCTTATTGCTTTTCTATCCTTACTCTTTGCGGTTTTATTTGTTAATGCCCAACCTTCCTTTAACGCCCAAACTCAGGTTAATTCCTATAATGGCCCTTTTAGATACGGTATAAACCTTGGCTGGTACGATGGGTCATGGGATGATTTTACAACTTCTAATATTGCTGCTGGCAATCCTTCTTTAAATATTCCTGGAATTGGCGTTACAACGCTAAGGCCCAAAGTGTATGAACAGTTTACAGAAACCTGGGGAATGAATATTCTGAATGGGCGCTTTCAACACTTTCAATCTATTGGGCTTGCAGAACACACCCTGTTTGTAGATTTACCTGTAGCAGCCGCACATGCAGATAATACAAAATACCAGGGTTGTTCAGAGAGCTCACGGCTTTATGCCAATATGTATGAACCTATTTGGGATGGAGGTGTAAATGGTACGCCGGTAAATGAAAATAATTATTACGCAGTATATATTTATAACCTTGCCCAAACTTATAAAAACTATGTAAGGTTTTGGGAAATAGTAAATGAACCCGATCAGGATTGGGGCATGTATGGCTGGAAAGACCAAACTTACACTGACAGTTGGTGGAACAATGCACCCACAGCCTGCCAGTTAAAAAATATTTATGTGCCCATTTATCAATATATACGGCTGCTGCGTATTAGTTACGAAGTAATAAAATCGGTTGATCCATCGGCTTATGTAACACCGGGTGGTATTGGCTATGCAAGTTTTTTAGATTGCCTCCTGCGCTATACTGATAATCCCACAGATGGCACAGTATCGGCCTCATATCCAAATTTTGGTGGCGCATATTTTGATGTATTGAGTTTCCATTCTTACCCACACCTTAATATGGGAAGTAGTAACCGGAACTCAGACAGAGCCAGCCAGATGTTTGGCGCTACAATTAATGAATTTGAAACTGTTTTAGCCAACCGGGGTTTTAATGGTATAACCTACCCCAAAAAATATTTGATTTGTACCGAAAATAATGCACCGGGCAAAAGCATTGGCGGCGAGTGGGGCGGCCTGGCAGAGCAACGGAACTATATCATAAAATCTTTTGTTACCAGCCATAAAAAAGGGTTGTTGCAAACACAATTATATTGCCTCGGCAACCTGGAACCCTATAATACGGCAACAAACTCATTTAGTGTAATGGGCATGTACCAGGATTTACATAATATTGGGCCGCTATGGAATGGCGGGGCATACCTGCAAAAAATTACCGATGCAGGTGTGGCTTATAAAACTACTTCGCAGTTATTATCTGGTTATACCTTTAACCAAACGCTTACCAATGCATTGAATTTACCGGCTACCATTGATGGCGCAGCTTATAAAAATAATGCTGGCGAAAACTTATATGTTTTATGGGCCAAAACAACAGCCAACAATTCCGAATCGGCATCGGCAACATTTAGCATACCGCTATCGGCCGATGTTACCGCTCATTTGTATAAATACGAATGGAATTTTTCTGCGTCAAATACAGTAACAGACCAATTGAAAGATAATATTGCCCTTACCGGCTCACCACTTTTTTTAAAAAACAATTACAGCATACTTGATTTGCCCGACGATACTACGGGTAATATAAATCCACAGCTGGAATTTACATACGCCGTTTTTCCTAATCCTGTTACCGATAAGGCAAACTTGCAGGTAACTGTAGAAAAAAGAACAGAAATCTCAATGCAGCTCTTTGATATAAGCGGAAAATTTTTAGGGGAAATAATTTCAAAAAGATATATTGACAGCGGCATGAACCAAATAAACCTTATTCTGCCACAGCAGTTGAGTAGAGGAATGTATATTTTTAAAATACAGGTAGGCTTCCGTTCTTATCCGGGAAAATTATTGATAAATAAATAA
- a CDS encoding type I restriction enzyme HsdR N-terminal domain-containing protein translates to MIKINYPDSKPAIQQDKGREKIFCIIRKTWLVLTPEEWVRQNFLLYLTEVLNYPPALIAVEKQVMVGSLKKRFDIVVYSNDIFPQMVIECKSMNETLTLQVLNQVLRYNQRLQAPVFVITNGKNCFAFERKNEKFTALKKLLSAKAKK, encoded by the coding sequence ATGATTAAAATTAATTATCCCGATAGCAAACCGGCAATTCAGCAGGACAAAGGACGAGAAAAAATTTTTTGCATTATTCGTAAAACCTGGCTTGTACTTACGCCTGAAGAATGGGTACGTCAAAATTTTTTATTGTATTTAACTGAGGTATTGAATTATCCTCCAGCATTAATAGCAGTAGAAAAACAGGTAATGGTTGGCAGCCTTAAAAAGCGTTTTGATATTGTAGTGTACAGCAATGATATTTTCCCACAAATGGTAATAGAGTGCAAAAGCATGAACGAAACTTTAACCCTGCAGGTATTGAACCAGGTGTTGCGCTACAACCAAAGGTTACAAGCGCCGGTTTTTGTAATTACCAATGGTAAAAATTGTTTTGCCTTTGAAAGGAAAAATGAAAAATTTACGGCTTTAAAAAAATTACTTTCAGCAAAGGCAAAAAAATAG
- a CDS encoding S8/S53 family peptidase produces MIKFIAFLFTIIFFIVSCKKTSLNQGEIAAEEDLMTTTQIDAFIKSQCKDAGHFEWNTASDVMVWSALQHSDNVMAVGYKPETEANIDNRIHLININDAAWKAVKEKLLQMILASEQKLDKSITMSQIIQWEEDVLPVLDVNVKNLETVKMLRANKMVRYAEPMGYEPKEAADMAAKELSSSGCSNSPQSGLVNGSDYSTISPNAKQSWNLIYHNIPSAWARTSGAGIKVFVIDTGCEFDQENLGSAFNQGNSGGRTVEKSVTLPRSTIFGIPYGPTETPDDGCGHGTAMAGALAAPRGIDGAACGVAYNCNLVTCRAAEDVFLDASREAKGVANAYINAANRTDVKIISMSMGRITNSSQVADAINYAYGKGKLMFCAAGTSFSWAAGWYGVVFPAWLSNVNAVTGVKENNVNSTCETCHSGSETDFTVVMEKASTNLHQLSLAMQGDVPSTVGGSSVSTATMSGIAALVWSRFPGYTRDQVLNKLIQSSSKYPNKSSSLGWGNVNADVATN; encoded by the coding sequence ATGATAAAATTTATTGCCTTTCTATTTACCATCATCTTCTTTATTGTATCCTGTAAAAAAACTTCATTGAACCAGGGAGAAATTGCGGCTGAAGAAGATTTAATGACCACCACTCAAATAGATGCATTTATTAAAAGCCAGTGTAAAGATGCCGGCCATTTTGAATGGAATACAGCAAGTGATGTAATGGTTTGGAGCGCACTGCAACACAGCGACAATGTAATGGCCGTAGGCTATAAACCTGAAACAGAAGCTAATATTGACAACCGCATTCATTTAATTAATATCAACGATGCAGCATGGAAAGCAGTAAAAGAAAAGCTCCTTCAAATGATTTTGGCATCAGAGCAAAAGTTGGATAAATCCATAACAATGTCCCAAATTATACAATGGGAAGAAGATGTGCTACCGGTACTGGATGTAAATGTAAAAAACCTGGAAACTGTTAAAATGCTGAGGGCAAATAAAATGGTAAGGTATGCCGAGCCCATGGGTTACGAACCTAAAGAAGCAGCCGATATGGCAGCGAAGGAATTAAGTAGCAGTGGCTGTAGCAATTCACCACAAAGTGGTTTGGTGAATGGTTCAGATTACAGTACAATTTCCCCCAACGCAAAGCAATCCTGGAATTTGATCTATCACAATATCCCATCTGCATGGGCAAGAACGAGTGGGGCAGGCATTAAAGTTTTTGTAATAGATACCGGTTGTGAATTTGACCAGGAAAACCTGGGCTCAGCATTTAACCAGGGAAACTCTGGAGGAAGAACGGTTGAAAAATCGGTAACACTTCCCCGTAGTACAATATTTGGCATACCATATGGGCCAACGGAAACACCCGACGATGGTTGCGGGCATGGCACTGCAATGGCAGGAGCTTTGGCTGCTCCAAGAGGTATTGACGGTGCAGCTTGCGGTGTGGCATACAATTGTAATTTAGTTACCTGCCGTGCTGCAGAAGATGTTTTTTTAGATGCAAGCCGTGAGGCCAAAGGCGTTGCCAATGCGTATATTAATGCGGCAAACAGGACCGATGTGAAAATAATCAGTATGAGCATGGGTAGAATTACCAACAGTTCGCAGGTTGCCGATGCCATAAATTATGCTTATGGAAAAGGTAAATTAATGTTTTGTGCTGCAGGCACATCATTTAGCTGGGCTGCCGGTTGGTATGGCGTTGTTTTTCCTGCATGGCTATCTAATGTAAATGCAGTTACCGGCGTAAAAGAAAATAATGTAAACAGCACCTGTGAAACCTGCCATAGCGGTTCAGAAACCGATTTTACTGTGGTAATGGAAAAAGCCTCAACTAATTTGCACCAGCTGAGCCTTGCTATGCAGGGCGATGTACCAAGTACAGTAGGTGGCTCATCTGTTTCAACAGCAACCATGAGCGGCATTGCTGCATTGGTGTGGAGCAGGTTCCCCGGTTATACAAGAGACCAGGTATTGAATAAATTAATCCAAAGCAGTTCAAAATATCCCAATAAAAGCAGTTCACTTGGTTGGGGAAATGTAAATGCCGATGTAGCAACAAACTAA
- a CDS encoding AMP nucleosidase, giving the protein MKTKEEIVENWLPRYTGNALDGFGQYILLTNFSNYVNLFAEWNKVEVIGKDKPMQCATAGEVTIINFGMGSPGAATIMDLLSAIQPKAVLFLGKCGGLKRRNKIGDLILPIAAIRGEGTSNDYFPPEVPALPAFALQKAISTTIRDYEVDYWTGVCYTTNRRVWEHDDHFKEYLQKIRAYAIDMETATIFSVGFHNKIPTGALLLVSDSPMVPEGVKTEDSDKSVTTNFVETHLKIGIDSLKQLINDGLTVRHLKF; this is encoded by the coding sequence ATGAAAACAAAAGAAGAAATAGTAGAAAACTGGCTTCCAAGGTACACAGGAAATGCATTAGATGGATTTGGGCAGTATATATTGCTCACCAATTTCAGCAACTATGTAAACCTGTTTGCAGAATGGAATAAAGTGGAAGTAATAGGAAAAGATAAACCCATGCAATGTGCAACAGCCGGCGAAGTTACCATTATAAACTTTGGTATGGGAAGCCCAGGCGCCGCTACTATTATGGACCTTTTAAGTGCTATACAACCCAAAGCTGTATTGTTTCTAGGTAAATGCGGCGGCCTTAAAAGGCGTAATAAAATAGGCGACCTCATACTGCCAATAGCTGCCATTCGTGGCGAAGGCACCAGCAACGATTACTTTCCACCCGAAGTGCCTGCATTACCGGCATTTGCACTTCAAAAGGCAATAAGCACTACCATTAGGGATTATGAAGTGGATTACTGGACAGGCGTGTGCTATACTACCAACAGGCGAGTGTGGGAACATGACGACCACTTTAAAGAATACCTCCAAAAAATAAGGGCTTATGCCATTGATATGGAAACCGCCACCATTTTCAGCGTAGGTTTCCATAATAAAATTCCAACCGGTGCATTGCTGCTGGTAAGCGATTCGCCCATGGTTCCAGAAGGGGTAAAAACAGAAGATAGCGACAAATCCGTTACCACAAATTTTGTGGAAACACATTTAAAAATCGGGATAGATTCGCTTAAGCAACTTATCAATGACGGGTTAACAGTAAGACATTTGAAATTTTAG